Part of the Hevea brasiliensis isolate MT/VB/25A 57/8 chromosome 16, ASM3005281v1, whole genome shotgun sequence genome is shown below.
attcttctaatctattcctatgaggctcgtgttttaatagatacgggtgctacgcactcatttgtctccccagtgtttgccatgagattgagtAGGAacccaacaactttagaatgcccttggtctgtagctaccccgcttagtgacaacatagatgtagatatggttttttcgagtagcccagtagtagtggatggaaagatcctcctagcagacttggttcctctaccagtgatggatttcgatgtaattctaggaatggattggttggcaactcattatgccactttagactgcaggaacaaaaaggagtttttccacatacctagtgtggaagagtttagctttgatggtgacaggagcatggCTCAATTTAATttagtgtcagcaattagtgctagaaaaatgttgaggcgtgaatgtcaagggtatttggcattggtgagagatacatctgtagaaggtgtcaacatgaaaaatgttcatgttgtcagagaattcatggatgtcttccctgaggagcttccagggttgccaccagaaagggaaatagagttctgcattgatgttgtaccgggtacaaacccccatatcaatgccgccttacaggatggcaccagcagaattgaaagaattaaaggagcaactaaaggagcttttggacaagggtttcatacatccgagcacttcaccctggggtgctcctattttatttgtgagaaagaaagatgggtcattgaggttgtgcattgactatagacagctaaacagggtgactgtgaagaacaagtatccacttcctcggatcgatgatctgtttgatcagctccaaggagctagattcttttccaagatagacttgcaaccaggctaccatcagttgagaatcaggaatgaggatgtgtccaagacagcattcaggacaagatatggtcattatgagttcttggtgatatcttttggactcactaatgcaccagcagccttcatggacctgatgaacaagGTGTTCAGACCATTCCTGGactgttttgtcatcgtattcatagataacattttggtatactctcgaaccgaggaagaacacgtgtgttacttgaggatggtgttgcagactttgagggagcaccagctatatgccaaattttcaaaatgtaaattttggctagaaagcatttcattcttgggacacgtgttttctagtgaaggcattcaagtggatcccaagaaaattgaggctgtaactgattggcttaggcctacaatagtcactaaggtgcgaagttttctgggcctagctggctactataggcgtttcgtgcaggatttttccaggatagcggctcccttaactaagttaactcagaagaatGTTCTATTCATttagacagatgattgtgaggaaagtttccagaagcttaaggagtgtctaaccaccgcccctatgttgacactaccgatgagtggtgaaggatataccgtgtattgtgacgcctctagagttggcttagggtgcaTTTTGATGCAGAatagaaaagtagtggcttatgcttcaagacagctaaagaggcataagcagaactaccccacccatgatttgaaaatggcggctgtagtctttgcactaaagatctggagacactacctgtatggtgaagtgtgcgagatatacaccgaccataagagtttgaagtacatcttccaacagagggatttaaacttgagacagaggagatggatggagcttctgaagaactatgattgtaccatctagtaccaccctgggaaggccaatgtagtagcagatgctttgagcagaaaatcttctggcagcttggcacacatatcagcggagaagagaaCGTTAAtttaggaagtacatgagttgatggatcaaggtctgatcttagatcttttggatgagggggtattgttggctcatttttcagtgagaccagacctgcgagacatagttagagtttcccagcacagagactagcaattgatgaagatcatagaaagagtacagcagggtaaaggtggtgagtttggatttgccaatgatggagctcttatgcaaggttccaggatatgtgtgcctgacgtggacaatctcaaaaatgaaatcatgcgagaggcacactatacactgtacaatatccacccaggctccaccaagatgtaccatgatgtgaaagatagttattggCGAAATGGCATAAatagagacatagcagactttgtgtccaagtgcttgacttgtcagaaggtgaagtttgaataccagaagccatcagggaagctgcaagagcttcctatcccagaatggaagtgagagatgattactatggattttgtgactgggttgcctcgtaccacgggaggatatgattcgatatgggtaattgtagaccgcctaactaaatcagctcatttcttgcctgtgaagactacatattctgtggcacagtacgcccggctctatattcgagaaatagtcagattgcatggagtttcggcttccatGATATCTAACAAAGGGCCCCAattcacttctcagttttggagaaagttacaggaggcacttggcacgcagttgaactttagtaccgctttccaccctcagacagatggacagtccaaaaggacaatccaaacactggaagacatgcttcgcatgtgtgttttggattttggaggtcaatgggatgatcagttacctttggtggagtttgcttacaacaacagttatcattccagcatagggatggaaccctatgaggcactatatggaagaaagtatagGTCTCCTCTGTATTGGACGGacatgggagaagcgaaggtgcatgatgtagacctagtgcagtacacttcagagatgttTCCTTTAATCAGAAAACGATTAaaaatagctttcagtaggcagaagagttatggagaccccagacggagggatgtggagtttgcagtaggcgattacgtattcctgaaggtttctccgatgaagggagtcatgagatttggaaagaagggcaagttggcacctcggtatattggaccttttgaggttactgatagagttggagcagttgcctaccggttagagttaccacccaacctttcccaCGTTCATCCTGTattccacatctccatgctcaggaaatacattcttgatctttctcatgtgctacaaccggatgtaatagagttgaaagaaaacctgacgtttgaggagcaacttgtagccatagtggactaccaagtgaggcagttaagatcaaaacagatcctatggttaaggttttgtggaggagttagtcaatggaatagtgcacctaggagtcagagcgggaaatgcgtcgcaagtacccttatctattcaatgtataattctgtactttattctgtcttgtataaaatttgaggatgaattttctgtaagggaggaagaatgtaacacccctaattttaaatttattaatttatgagtaaatattaatattatattttatttgaattttagaaaattatttgaaatctttctgattttagaaatcgggttcgatttttcaaaaatataaaactttgatgatttttaaaaatttatttaaaattcacgtggcaaaactaaaaatatatttggaccctatgaatttttctaagttttctagaatttttttagaatttttgggcttcgttttcggtcccaaggcagagtaaaaatttaaaattttgtatcctgaatcgaattgACTGAATCAAACCGGATTAGATTGGActagtcgaatcggaccggtcgattcggaccggccttttcttttcttcttcttcccttccccgcaCGTCCcgacctctcttcctctctctcccattttctctctcctccctcctcctcgAGCGGCGCCGCCGCCACCCAGCCTTCCCCCACCTTGCCGGCGCACCGCCCCAGTGCCTCCCCACGGCCTACCGACACTCTAGGCTGCCGGAAAACGCGCGCAAAGACTCACCTGCGCGCGTGAGCCACTTCAgcttcccggccgaaatccggccgatcTGGCCACTGATTGGGtccggtcttgtgtcaaacaccatctacacctcgagagctttccatagacacgaagaacaccaaaatccattgagcagtttatccaatttttgtccgaaaaattttagcccatttcgatttttgggctaaatttctagcaaaccgtgaaccccaagagaaaaccgagagtaccagagcgctccgctcgtcgagagcttcgcggtaatataaattttaaaatttttcgataccgtttttcggtggatcccacgaaacttcgtagtattttttcgagcattaaatgagcttagaaaattccgtaaaaattatatactaactcccGTATTGTGAGTTTCGTGTAGGTAcattcaattcacggaaattcgacggTTGCCCGGATTTGTGAATTTCcgaccagacagaccggctaccgaaaaagtcttggaattggatcgatattttggctaccccactgttgtcagacatcccgagcgctttttcgagatcggaatcggcataggtaaatccgaaccttgctttttcgtaaaaattaaccttgaattggattaaaaattcataaaatattcgtggtaactcagaaaattatgattctttttgcattagcttagtaatattgtgaAGGACcgcgcaaagttttataatttttagagcttatttgggtagtttttgcaaaaagagtcaattataaagactaaactgttattttacatattgtgattgacgattatttggatgggcccaggaggggctgtgtgatgtgattgagttgtggatatatggtttgtggatatgaaagtgtgttttaagcctttttgtaagttgggtaggtcctaggtataggggagactctgcctgattttcgatacgacttaggacatatttggtcttttctttgtttgtattgagtcaattgtattaaataattgtaataaaattgtcaggtgagccgggacaacgtTCCTCCTCCGCCCAACAGCCACAGTGACTtcagttaagtctgtgagtaagatattaattttaattgtaatttcgatattattatatgttcaagcatgcccatgcatcatttatatgtatatatctatgtagttaaactctaggcacattttatattgcattcacaactgttaaagtgccatggatgttgttgtggtaatttggagcagtgtgcgtgcgttggcgtgcgtgtgatgtggtgttggctatggacaggacgggtagacacggcttgagatcttcgctaagacccagtccttcggggtagacacggcttgatttCTTCACTGGGACtccaatttggtttattaagcgaaagtccgagcttgagctcttcgctggcacagtttggattaagagggctgtataggggatcagctcccatatatgtattgtttgacattatcgggtgtgtgagtgctccaaattacttttttgctattatgatgtgaaaatattaccgatgttgcatttcactctacagggtgcattagctttagatagttatagagattatggttaaagtttatattttactctctgagtcgaacgctcactcctgttcattatttttcaggctacaggaggattattgttgtggttattgtttgacattatcgggtgtgtgagtgctccaaattacctttttgctattatgatgtgaaaatattgccgatGTTGCATTTTACTCTGCAGGGTGCATtacctttagatagttatagagattatggttaaaattgatattttactctctgagtcgaacgctaactcctattcattatttttcaggctacaggaggattattgttgtggttaatctgcttttctccttcgcaggttatttattaatgtttgtgtaattctgttaacttctagaatttcgcatgtgttagaaatattcatttgatttgggtctgtaatataattaccatgttgaacctgtaaacttattattatatgcgtgtatgttggactggatgagctCCCATTTACTTttgtgacatttgagtatgtggagggtgagctgagctcccaaattGATTACATATtgtatttacaggtcgggtgagtcaaaaactccccgttaaaaggtccattttatggccggactctatccggttgaattcttgaaattggacccaaatgggccttagagttgggtcgaggaatagttaggcttattacgagcctcggggctttaggctggcctaggtcctagcgtcggtccggcccataggttaggtcgtgacataaattaaataataatttaataagcattaaatctttaattaataacaatttaataaaaaattagataATTTAATGAAAGCAAATAATAGAggctaaataaattatttttttataatatagattaaatagtaatttttttttttaattcaggtAGATTCCTATATTAAATGATGTcacataaattaaaattcaagAACCCATAATTTCCGCTTTTACCGCCTATTTTATGCATATTTTACAACCATTTCCAATTTTTAGCCCTACAAAGCAAAAGTACAGTGTCACGAAATACTATCACGAGGAATTGAGTAATTAAAAGGTGCTAATTGAGTTGGTGAAAAAAAGGTGGCTGTGATAggtagaattattattattattagtttatATGAAAGACGGAAAGTAATTAAGCAATGCGgagaaaagataaaaataatataCATCTTTTTCTTTAACGATGTTATACTACATTATGCACTTAGACCTGATAGGATGAAAATAACTTTTATTCATGTAAACGTATAGCGAAACAAACGCTGTAAAATAGGAAGTCCAATTTCCAAGGATTGTCATGAGAAGACACCTCAATAATTAAACCAAAAATTCCCAATTCTAAAAACATGAATTTTTACAAATCTACAAAGCCTAGTTCTTGCAGAAAGAAATTCAATTACAAAATAAATGGGTATTCAATCACCTAAAATGCATTTCTTTACGCACAACAGCTTAATTTCTACCCTCAGCTTTCCAAGCTGAATATTAATAAGATGCACACTGATCATCTCATTCACCATGTATCTAAGAAGTGTCAGACATCTCCCGGAACCTAGCAAGAGCCTTCTTATGAATGAGAGTTTTGTAACTATCTCCGGCCTGCACCTCAAGACTAGGATCCAATTTCTTCTGTTGACTCCCAAGTCCTGCTCGATTTTCCATGGCTTGTGCTTGGACTGGTTCAATCATTCCACTTCCATCCTTCCCCAAACCCTGTCAATCGTATCACGCGCACACACAACACACATAAATCAAGCTGCATAAAAGCTACAAAAGAGCACCAGAAGGTCACCATTTCAACTGTAGAAGATAAGCAAGTAACATATGAGAAGACATTATGCCTGTCGGCAGGAGGTAGAAAAAAACATGCAAAAGAAACAATTGGAATAATAGAAAGCTAAAGCATGAGCAGTTCTGTTTCCAACAGGATAATGTCTATTCAACTATAAGAAAAGATAAGAAAAAGGTTTCACAAGATGCATTCTCTTTCACAAGTATACTCGGTATATAAATCAGCAGTTTTTAGAGTGCATAAGGAAATGATACCAAGCCTTCTTGCCAGCCCATATTGCGAAGCATTCGATTGCCCACGTTGCTCTCATCAATAGCCTTGTCTGCTGTAATCACCTCATAACTCTGAGCATTGACATTGGCATCTCCAACCCCACGCCCTCCACCAACACCAGGAGGGAAAGGCATTGAATCCGAAGAACCCCTTTTGAATGGCAAATCCCGATCTTGAAAGTTCAAGAATAATAAACACAAAGGATGCCTCACAAGTTAACGGAGATAAAGAGAGATGCAAGCAATGGACCCATCAACTTGTACAACTGAAAATGTTGACAACTTAGAATTGACAGACACTCCAGGCTATGATCACTAATTAAGCAGACaaatgtattttattcctaatatGATGAGTTTGTAATATGCAACAGAGGTGTCTATCCAAAACAAATTCTTAAACAAACTTACTTGAATCCCCAAACCCTATATCAGGCAGATCATCTCCCATAGAAGATGATGAACCATACAAACTCCTCCTTTCAGCTGCGCGATCCCTGTAGGTAGGCTGAGATTGCTCCTTCTGAGCAGAAGCAGAAGAAAGTGGCATCTCAGAAAATCTCCTCTTGCCACTCCCAGTAGATGCAGGTGGTGCGTAAGAACCCAATGCTGATGCATCTGTTCTGAAGGGAGTTGCAATTGCAGATGTATCTGCATTTGTTGATGAACCAGTAACAGGAGCGGAGATAGAAACTATACTGGATAATCCTGAATATGAAGCATCTGATTTCGCAACACCTCGACCAGAGCCCCTTATGACCCCCATTAGAGTCCCCCCCGAGCTATTACTTACAGGTCTTGGCTTGAGTGGAGACTCCAAACCAGAATGGGCAACTGTGGTGCTTGTGATAATTCCAGAAGTGGACACAGCACTATCCTTTGCAGTCATCACATCAGATTTGAACTTGCTCTTTATGGATTGTCCAACAGAAAAAGACCTATCATCAGCTGAACCAGATGGTTGATTGTCATCAACAGTAACACGAGTTGCTTGCCCTTCATGACTCCTCTGCTTCCACATTGTCAACACATTGTTCATTTTCTTCTTGCTAGCCAAAAGACTGCTTTTTGAAGCAAGCTTTATCTCTTTAGACTtctccttttctttcttctctgcaGCTAATGCTGCTGTAGCAGCAGCCTGGACTGCATCATGTAATGAAGCAGCCTTCTCAGATGATGTAATGGTGGCAGCTGGTGCAGAGATTATTACTTTTCTATTATTAGAAGTATCCGATGGCTTAGCATGCTCTGATTGTTTATCAGATGTCTTATTGTCATTCTGATCTGTGCAAGGGATATACTGCTGAGTTTGGTGGTCATATGAAAACCAGATCCCACTGTTACCATCGTAGTAAAGACCTGCATATAAGAGGAACATGCAAGATGCAACAGATTAAGAAACTAAGAGGAAAGCTACCAAGAACTTAAGAACAAATCTCATATATTACCTTGGAACTCCTGAAGAAAACAAAATACTTGTATATTAGGTCAACTATGAAAAAAAACACTAGCAATTATAATTTCAGTTAATATAAATATGCCACCACCAGCAAAAGAATATAGCTGTCAAGCTTCACACACCAAAATATCCCCAACACAACATCCCCAAAGGCCCAAACTCTAGACCAGTTTGCAACTTCCACACAGTTTATTCTAACAAAATCCTCATGTTAAAATATCCACGTAATGCAAGTTTGCCCAGTGCAAGACAAAAGACCAAAGGTGCACTTTGACATACAATGTGCCTTACTGTATAGCACACTACAGATATATAGGcttatatgaatatataaaataaaaataaatataaaacacAACAAATATGGACAACATTGCCATCACAACATGTTTCCATGGATATGATTTTCCAGTTCCATGCAGAAGTTATCCTCCCTTCTCCGTCACATATGTATAACCATTTCATATAAGATTATATCATAGTAGCAAAAATGAAACATTTTTCTAACCTTTTTTTTAATTAGGAGTGTTTTTGTGAGAGTAACAGAATGTTACCAGCTGGAGTTAGTGCCTAGAAAAGAAAAATTGCTAAAAAGTACAATTTAAAAGGAGCCAAACAAGTAGATTTGACTGTTTCCATTACAGCAAAAGGACAGTAGGAAGGTTGTTATTTAGAAAATGAGCCAGAATCCAACTTGAAACTGTATGTATTCATTCTTTGGTCCGAAATGCTCACTAAATGATTGATTCTCATTTCCTATATCAGAAAATAGAGAAGGGACCTGTATTTCCATCATAGTAGAACCCAGAAGCAGCATCATAGTAATAACCAGATGCTTCATCCCATACAAAGCCAGATTGTGGAGCAGAACCATCCTTCTGAACCGCTGCCTCCCCACTAGTTTGCTCCGGCCCACTGGTAGATTTGTCATCTGGGTTATACTCCTTTGGTGCCCATCCAACAACATCGTACTAAGAAAAGAGATGGGGCAAAGATTTTAATCAATTTTATAACTGACATATCAAAAAGATAGAAAAAGCAAGCAGAAAAATTAGTGGTAACGTAGTACAAATACCACAAAACCAAACATAACTATTAATAGGCTAGAGAGAGTAAAAGGTGGCCAAGTTGGATAAAAGAAAATCTGCAAAATCTCAAATATCATCCAGTTGACTGCAAGTTAAGAACCATTATCCAGATAATTTCTTTCCAATCAGTTAACCACATAAATCCAAATATTTGTGATGCACAGAGGAAGTTACAAAGAATAATTCCAAGCACAAATGGTAGTCGGACATGTTGCATCCAAGGTAGATATTTGAGAAATTTATATGTA
Proteins encoded:
- the LOC110637190 gene encoding SUPPRESSOR OF ABI3-5 isoform X3; translation: MDTLRDREIDSYQELDKFRDGYRNMENYRDHGFDKVARFGGRDRDDHAYDDYDYRPRVSSQNREDSRERDYEYGRHSYDSDYERGSKREGNWRRRESRDRERDKRGLSRERDQSPHKRHERSCSRGRDDRPRSRSPRGRSHGRSQREDSYDDGQHERTERRRDREERRHRGNYTVAPSATVVVKGLSQKTTEEDLYQILAEWGPLRHVRVIKERNSGISRGFAFIDFPSVDAACAMMDRIGDDGYVVDGRKLFFEYSSKPTGGAGGPFGQENTMKSGHINHRSITVPSDWMCTICGCVNFARRTSCFQCNEPRTEDAPPADIALSNPASLGKKGFEAGPTHVLVVRGLDENADEEMLRYEFSKHAPIKDLRLVRDKFTHVSRGFAFVHFHSVEDATKALEATNGTTLEKNGQILRVAYAKSILGPGSGASGPSQSSSLAAAAIEAAAFAQQYDVVGWAPKEYNPDDKSTSGPEQTSGEAAVQKDGSAPQSGFVWDEASGYYYDAASGFYYDGNTGLYYDGNSGIWFSYDHQTQQYIPCTDQNDNKTSDKQSEHAKPSDTSNNRKVIISAPAATITSSEKAASLHDAVQAAATAALAAEKKEKEKSKEIKLASKSSLLASKKKMNNVLTMWKQRSHEGQATRVTVDDNQPSGSADDRSFSVGQSIKSKFKSDVMTAKDSAVSTSGIITSTTVAHSGLESPLKPRPVSNSSGGTLMGVIRGSGRGVAKSDASYSGLSSIVSISAPVTGSSTNADTSAIATPFRTDASALGSYAPPASTGSGKRRFSEMPLSSASAQKEQSQPTYRDRAAERRSLYGSSSSMGDDLPDIGFGDSNRDLPFKRGSSDSMPFPPGVGGGRGVGDANVNAQSYEVITADKAIDESNVGNRMLRNMGWQEGLGLGKDGSGMIEPVQAQAMENRAGLGSQQKKLDPSLEVQAGDSYKTLIHKKALARFREMSDTS